A stretch of the Macrobrachium nipponense isolate FS-2020 chromosome 23, ASM1510439v2, whole genome shotgun sequence genome encodes the following:
- the LOC135201820 gene encoding zinc transporter ZIP1-like produces the protein MLSVAGTKAVALVTMALITLIFSMLPLYVRNLLKGRLEGKKAQTALSACLCFGGGVLLATVFLHLIPEARLLTQRALDNHFLPHTNYPIAELIICGGFFIIYIIEHVVHTCSAHNHHSPKKDEGKEMSSPDVIENEHVPLKPVTTKDSNKDDVQNKKSQQNIMDHSDAEHGSNDAPVTQQEEKSSGSTEGLPTLKAMIFVVAFSFHSIMEGLALGLVNSSRDVWFLFAALLAHKIVIAFCMAMELLEVGVTLIGFLASMIIFSLASPIGGLLGTLIVSFATDDSPAGFVTTTILQGISAGTILYVTFCEVLERERSKKDGGTVRTVSLVFGFCAMAVLQIFDDETIIQQQDQISHHNITDTQVFSNGDIL, from the exons ATGTTGAGTGTGGCTGGAACTAAGGCCGTTGCCCTAGTGACAATGGCCTTAATAACCCTGATATTCTCCATGTTACCCTTGTATGTACGGAACCTCCTCAAAGGACGACTTGAGGGCAAGAAAGCACAG ACTGCCCTTAGTGCTTGCTTATGCTTTGGTGGAGGAGTTCTACTGGCCACTGTCTTTCTGCACCTCATACCTGAAGCTCGCCTGTTAACGCAGCGTGCTTTGGACAACCATTTCCTACCGCACACTAACTACCCCATCGCAGAACTCATCATCTGTGGGGGATTTTTCATCATTTACATCATCGAACACGTTGTTCACACTTGCAGCGCGCACAACCATCACTCACCCAAGAAAGATGAGGGCAAAGAAATGAGCAGTCCCGACGTCATTGAAAATGAGCACGTTCCACTCAAGCCAGTTACGACCAAAGACTCCAATAAGGATGATGTTCAAAACAAGAAGAGTCAACAGAACATCATGGACCACAGCGATGCCGAACACGGGTCAAATGATGCTCCAGTCACCCAGCAGGAGGAAAAGTCATCAGGCTCCACTGAAGGGCTACCAACACTCAAAGCCATGATATTCGTTGTGGCCTTCTCGTTTCACAGCATCATGGAAGGCCTGGCTCTTGGCCTCGTTAACTCTAGTAGAGACGTGTGGTTCCTGTTCGCTGCCCTTCTAGCGCATAAAATCGTCATTGCTTTCTGCATGGCTATGGAACTACTTGAAGTAGGAGTCACCCTAATAGGATTTTTGGCTTCCATGATCATATTCTCTCTGGCTTCTCCCATAGGAGGTCTCCTCGGTACGCTCATCGTTTCGTTTGCCACAGACGACTCCCCGGCAGGCTTCGTGACAACCACCATCCTCCAGGGCATTTCAGCTGGCACCATCCTTTATGTGACGTTCTGCGAGGTGCTCGAAAGAGAGCGCAGCAAGAAAGACGGCGGGACAGTACGCACCGTTTCCTTGGTCTTTGGTTTCTGTGCCATGGCTGTACTCCAGATATTTGATGATGAAACTATCATCCAGCAGCAGGACCAAATTTCCCATCATAACATCACAGATACCCAAGTATTCTCAAATGGCGATATCTTGTGA